The following DNA comes from Petrotoga mexicana DSM 14811.
CAGGATGAAGATTGCTTAGAAAAATTCATTGAAGCAGGTATACCGGTTGTTGCTGTTGATAGAGAAAACTCAGAACTGAAAATGGATATTGTAACTATAGATAATTATGACTCTTCATTGAAAATTGCAAAATATTTATACGATATGGGCCATAGAAAAGTTTTACATGTCGAAGGTCTGATGGAAGTATACTCTGCCAGGGAAAGAAAGCAAGCTTTTATGGATTTTGCACAAAAGAAAGAAGATTTTGAAGTTACCTTTATTCCTGCAAGTTTTGATGTAAAAGATGGATATATTGCTATTAAAAAATATCTTGACAAATATGGCAAAAACTTTACAGCGGGTTTTTTTGCCAATGATTGGATGGCTCTTGGTGGGATAAAAGCACTGAAAGAAGCTGGATTCAATTACCCTGAAGATGTTTCAATAGTTGGCTTTGATGATTCTCCCTTGGCTAAATATTTATACCCTTCCCTAACAACCATTAGACAACCTGTATATGAAATGGGATTAAACGCAGCAAAACTTTTGATAGAAAAATTAGAAGGTAAAAATGAAAGTAAGGTGAAAAGAAGGGTTATTTTACCAACTAACTTAATAATTAGAGATTCAGTCAGAAAAATATAATTTAATGATTTTTTGATATAATTATACTAATTATAGGGCGGGGTGCGGGGC
Coding sequences within:
- a CDS encoding LacI family DNA-binding transcriptional regulator yields the protein MATIREIAKASGFSIATVSRVLSGSENVTEETRKKILKVIKELDYRRSQSIKGSSFRGIGVLVPDLKADYYGMVAEGIEEVLLRNHFEMFLSTYRHSLEKERDALEEFFARKVDGVIVCTTYQDEDCLEKFIEAGIPVVAVDRENSELKMDIVTIDNYDSSLKIAKYLYDMGHRKVLHVEGLMEVYSARERKQAFMDFAQKKEDFEVTFIPASFDVKDGYIAIKKYLDKYGKNFTAGFFANDWMALGGIKALKEAGFNYPEDVSIVGFDDSPLAKYLYPSLTTIRQPVYEMGLNAAKLLIEKLEGKNESKVKRRVILPTNLIIRDSVRKI